A single region of the Thermoleophilum album genome encodes:
- the ilvD gene encoding dihydroxy-acid dehydratase, which produces MSRDLRHRSRHLLDGPDRAPARAYLKGIGFDDEALSRPIVGIANTWTETMPCNFHLRRLAERVKEGVRAAGGTPMEFNTIAISDGITMGTEGMRASLVSREVIADSIELVGGAHMFDAIVALSGCDKTIPGCAMALARLDVPAVLLYGGSIRPGTWRGRKVTIQDVFEAVGAHAAGELDDEELRDLEAHASPGPGACGGQYTANTMAVAFEVMGISPPGSAMVPAVEGRKGDVAELCGRLAVEAIERDLRPSRILTREAFENAIASVALTGGSTNAVLHLLALAREAGIALSLDDFDRIAQRTPLLGDLKPGGAYVATDLYEAGGVPLVLKRLLELGLLHEGVPTLDGRTIGDVARSAEEKPGQRVIRPVDDPIKPNGGFAVLRGNLAPEGCVVKLAGHDRLEHRGPARVFDSEEDAFAAVKAKRIAPGDVVVIRNEGPAGGPGMREMLAVTAAIVGEGLGDSVALLTDGRFSGATHGFMACHVAPEAVRGGPIAALRDGDTVVFDVPNRELRVELDDAEIARRLADYAPPQRQLRGVLAKYAHLVGSASEGAITRVPERAL; this is translated from the coding sequence ATGAGCCGCGACCTGCGCCATCGCAGCCGCCACCTGCTCGACGGTCCCGACCGCGCGCCCGCGCGCGCCTATCTGAAAGGCATCGGGTTCGACGACGAGGCGCTGTCGCGACCGATCGTCGGCATCGCCAACACCTGGACGGAAACGATGCCCTGCAACTTCCACCTCCGCAGGCTCGCCGAGCGTGTCAAGGAAGGCGTCCGCGCCGCCGGTGGAACGCCGATGGAGTTCAACACGATCGCGATCTCGGACGGGATCACGATGGGCACCGAAGGTATGCGCGCCTCGCTCGTCAGCCGCGAGGTGATCGCCGACTCGATCGAGCTCGTCGGTGGCGCCCACATGTTCGACGCGATCGTGGCGTTGAGCGGCTGCGACAAAACCATCCCGGGCTGCGCGATGGCGCTCGCCCGGCTCGACGTTCCCGCTGTGCTTCTCTACGGCGGTTCGATCCGCCCGGGCACCTGGCGCGGACGCAAGGTCACCATCCAGGACGTCTTCGAGGCGGTCGGCGCCCACGCCGCCGGCGAGCTCGACGACGAGGAACTGCGCGATCTCGAAGCGCACGCTTCGCCCGGTCCGGGCGCATGCGGCGGTCAGTACACCGCCAACACAATGGCGGTCGCCTTCGAGGTGATGGGAATCTCGCCCCCCGGAAGCGCGATGGTGCCAGCGGTCGAAGGCCGCAAAGGCGATGTCGCTGAGCTTTGTGGGCGGCTCGCTGTCGAGGCGATCGAACGCGATCTGCGCCCAAGCCGCATCCTCACCCGCGAGGCGTTCGAAAACGCGATCGCGTCGGTCGCTCTTACCGGCGGCTCGACCAACGCCGTCCTTCACCTGTTGGCGCTCGCGCGCGAAGCTGGGATCGCGCTGTCGCTCGACGACTTCGACCGCATCGCCCAACGCACACCGCTGCTTGGCGATCTCAAGCCCGGCGGCGCCTACGTCGCCACCGACCTCTACGAAGCCGGCGGGGTCCCGCTCGTCCTCAAGCGCCTGCTCGAGCTCGGCCTCCTCCACGAGGGCGTGCCCACCCTCGACGGCCGCACGATCGGCGACGTCGCACGCAGCGCCGAAGAGAAGCCCGGTCAACGGGTGATCCGGCCGGTCGACGATCCGATCAAGCCGAACGGGGGCTTCGCCGTGCTGCGCGGCAACCTCGCGCCCGAGGGTTGCGTCGTCAAGCTCGCCGGTCACGACCGTCTCGAACACCGCGGTCCGGCCCGCGTGTTCGACTCCGAGGAGGACGCGTTCGCAGCGGTCAAAGCGAAGCGGATCGCACCCGGCGATGTCGTCGTGATCCGCAACGAGGGGCCGGCCGGCGGCCCCGGGATGCGCGAAATGCTGGCCGTAACCGCGGCGATCGTCGGCGAAGGGCTAGGCGACTCGGTCGCCCTGCTCACGGACGGCCGTTTCTCGGGGGCAACGCACGGGTTCATGGCCTGTCACGTCGCCCCCGAAGCGGTGCGCGGCGGTCCGATCGCCGCGCTCCGCGACGGCGACACGGTCGTCTTCGACGTGCCGAACCGCGAGCTGCGCGTGGAACTCGACGACGCCGAGATCGCGCGCCGCCTCGCCGACTACGCGCCCCCGCAGCGACAGCTGCGGGGGGTGCTCGCGAAATACGCCCACCTTGTCGGTTCCGCCTCCGAGGGGGCGATCACCAGAGTTCCCGAGCGCGCGCTCTAG
- a CDS encoding NAD-dependent epimerase/dehydratase family protein, with translation MSSRRVLVTGLSSYWGGRLAQALERHPAIEAIVGVDVEEPHVELERTEFVQVGADHALLRRIVEAARIDTVVDTRLIVDSWGVSAGELHDQNVAGTMNILAACSGPGSPVRRLVFKSSAHYYGCHQDDPAFFDEGMPRTHPPETTLEREILEAEASVADFAEQRPDVRVALLRCTMVLGPDIDTSHARLFSLPVVPMILGFDPRYQFVHQDDVVRALEHATVNDLHGIYNVAADGVLVLSEVAGLLGKLPVPILPPWGTSLATTLLRRLGVPVTPEMLRLLRFGRGLDNRRLKATGFHYRYTSRETVLKFAEHLRLHPIVRAMQEPYRYERAVEEFLRWSPYVKRPHGPEEQLRARIAALETTVGELERRLRAGASPAGGARRRRRREADPEGADDKAPVGKASVAVEDGER, from the coding sequence GTGAGCTCGCGGCGCGTACTCGTCACCGGTTTGTCCAGCTACTGGGGTGGGCGCCTGGCGCAGGCGCTGGAGCGCCACCCCGCGATCGAGGCGATCGTCGGCGTCGATGTCGAGGAGCCGCACGTCGAGCTCGAGCGCACCGAGTTCGTTCAGGTGGGAGCCGACCACGCGCTGCTGCGGCGGATCGTCGAAGCGGCGCGCATCGACACCGTCGTCGACACGCGGTTGATCGTCGACTCGTGGGGTGTGAGCGCCGGCGAGCTCCACGACCAGAACGTCGCCGGGACAATGAACATCCTCGCCGCCTGTTCGGGCCCCGGGTCGCCCGTGCGCAGGCTCGTGTTCAAGTCGTCGGCGCACTACTACGGATGCCACCAGGACGATCCCGCCTTCTTCGACGAAGGAATGCCGCGCACCCATCCGCCCGAGACCACCCTCGAGCGCGAGATCCTCGAGGCCGAGGCGTCGGTCGCCGATTTCGCCGAGCAACGTCCCGACGTACGGGTGGCGCTCTTGCGCTGCACGATGGTTCTCGGTCCCGACATCGACACCTCGCACGCGCGGCTGTTTTCGCTGCCTGTGGTGCCGATGATCCTGGGTTTCGACCCGCGCTACCAGTTCGTGCACCAAGACGACGTTGTGCGGGCGCTCGAGCACGCGACGGTCAACGATCTCCATGGCATCTACAACGTCGCCGCCGACGGTGTCCTTGTGCTCAGCGAGGTCGCGGGTCTGTTGGGCAAGCTGCCCGTCCCGATCCTGCCGCCGTGGGGCACGTCCCTTGCGACGACGCTGCTGCGCCGCCTCGGTGTGCCCGTGACGCCGGAGATGCTGCGCCTGTTGCGTTTCGGGCGCGGCCTCGACAACCGACGGCTCAAAGCGACTGGCTTCCACTACCGCTACACGTCGCGCGAGACCGTGCTGAAGTTCGCCGAGCACCTCCGCCTGCACCCGATCGTCCGCGCGATGCAGGAGCCTTACCGCTACGAGCGGGCGGTCGAGGAGTTCTTGCGCTGGAGCCCCTACGTCAAGCGCCCGCACGGTCCCGAGGAACAGCTGCGCGCGCGGATCGCCGCGCTCGAGACGACCGTGGGCGAGCTCGAGCGCCGGTTGCGGGCCGGTGCCTCGCCGGCGGGCGGGGCGCGCCGCAGGCGCAGAAGGGAGGCCGACCCAGAAGGGGCCGACGACAAGGCGCCTGTAGGAAAGGCGTCGGTCGCTGTCGAAGACGGCGAGCGGTGA
- a CDS encoding L,D-transpeptidase family protein — MLAAAVGTLLLLVGIAYAYDRHSRDTIATGVRVAGVDLGGLDRSDAAVRLRARTATVRPRIVLTLGAQRIVVDARRDLRWRPDVGAMVSDALARSRSGGVAGRLWRAVRGARVDADLPLRAAWSQSAVDRTVRRVAERFDVAPRDAELVFPSLARIPHRDGRTVRRRELVRAIDDALARGRVVARIAVPVRVRKARTTLTDLPNRWPLLIVVDRSAFTLRLYDHLRLVRSYPVAIGAVGYDTPTGLYRIQSKAVNPAWHVPRRPWAGDLAGKVIPPGPDNPIKARWLGFYDGAGIHGTDAVSSIGSRASHGCVRMRIPDVIDLYDRVPVGTPIYIGG; from the coding sequence GTGCTGGCGGCAGCCGTCGGCACTCTCTTGCTCCTCGTCGGGATCGCCTACGCCTACGACCGCCACAGTCGCGACACGATTGCCACAGGTGTGCGTGTGGCCGGGGTGGACCTGGGTGGGCTCGACCGGTCCGACGCGGCAGTGCGGCTGCGCGCCCGCACGGCCACTGTCCGCCCGCGGATCGTCTTGACCCTGGGAGCGCAGCGCATCGTCGTCGACGCGCGCCGCGACCTGCGCTGGCGCCCGGACGTCGGGGCGATGGTGAGCGACGCGCTCGCGCGCAGCCGAAGCGGTGGTGTCGCGGGGCGCTTGTGGCGCGCGGTGCGCGGGGCGCGCGTTGACGCCGACCTTCCGCTGCGCGCCGCGTGGTCACAAAGCGCTGTCGACCGGACGGTGCGACGCGTAGCCGAGCGTTTCGATGTCGCTCCGCGCGATGCCGAGCTCGTCTTTCCGTCGCTCGCTCGCATCCCGCACCGCGACGGCCGCACGGTCCGACGGCGGGAGCTTGTGCGCGCGATCGACGACGCCCTCGCCCGCGGCCGTGTCGTCGCGCGGATCGCGGTGCCGGTGCGCGTGCGCAAGGCGCGCACGACGCTCACCGACCTGCCGAACCGCTGGCCACTTTTGATCGTCGTCGACCGATCGGCGTTCACCCTGCGCCTCTACGACCACCTTCGACTCGTGCGCAGTTACCCGGTCGCGATCGGCGCGGTCGGCTACGACACTCCGACCGGCCTGTACCGCATCCAGAGCAAGGCGGTGAACCCCGCCTGGCACGTTCCCCGGCGCCCCTGGGCTGGCGACCTTGCCGGCAAGGTGATTCCGCCCGGTCCCGACAACCCGATCAAGGCGCGCTGGCTCGGTTTCTACGACGGAGCCGGCATCCACGGCACCGACGCCGTCAGCTCGATCGGCAGCCGCGCATCGCACGGCTGCGTGCGCATGCGCATCCCCGACGTGATCGATCTCTACGACCGGGTTCCGGTGGGAACCCCGATCTACATCGGTGGCTGA
- the dprA gene encoding DNA-processing protein DprA, protein MSSVDAAERDAGIARGAALALSDDGYPEALRALSDPPSVLFASCDPVRLRELLRPPRVAIVGSRDPSAYGLEMAATLGRELARAGVVVVSGLARGIDARALEAAVAVGEAIAVLPAAVERPYPQRNARLARRIAARGALLSETDDPEPPPRWAFPRRNRIMAAIADAVVVVEARARSGTLITAQIALELGRPVGAVPGRATSPLARGANGLIRDGAFLVESADDVLDELFGPGWHAANSAGVRAQPLSGGAGTPAAPVVGMSAAERPAQARDNAPAPTSDDVRSGTSSPDASSDAGPARQRGCRRAATLTPAERHVLDGLAAGRTLGEIADRGALSPAEIRACAARLCARGMVVSTGLGRFEVVDAAPLMTAVADDAGASDRDTSLA, encoded by the coding sequence GTGAGCTCGGTCGATGCCGCCGAACGCGACGCCGGGATCGCGCGCGGCGCAGCGCTGGCCCTATCCGACGACGGCTATCCCGAGGCGCTCCGCGCGTTGAGCGACCCACCCTCGGTGCTGTTCGCCAGTTGCGATCCCGTGCGTCTGCGAGAGCTCCTCCGCCCTCCGCGGGTGGCGATCGTCGGTTCGCGCGATCCGAGCGCTTACGGACTCGAGATGGCGGCGACCTTGGGCCGTGAGCTAGCGCGCGCCGGCGTCGTGGTGGTGTCGGGGCTCGCTCGCGGGATCGATGCTCGGGCGCTCGAAGCCGCGGTGGCGGTGGGCGAAGCGATCGCTGTCTTGCCGGCGGCGGTCGAGCGGCCGTACCCGCAGCGCAATGCGCGCCTCGCCCGGCGGATCGCCGCTCGCGGCGCGCTGCTCAGCGAAACCGACGATCCCGAGCCACCGCCGCGATGGGCGTTTCCGCGGCGAAACCGCATCATGGCTGCGATCGCCGACGCTGTCGTGGTGGTCGAGGCGCGGGCAAGATCGGGAACGCTCATCACCGCCCAGATCGCCCTCGAACTCGGCCGACCGGTGGGAGCGGTGCCGGGCCGGGCGACCTCTCCCCTCGCTCGCGGCGCGAACGGCCTGATACGCGATGGGGCTTTTCTCGTCGAATCGGCAGACGACGTGCTCGACGAGCTCTTCGGTCCGGGGTGGCACGCGGCCAACAGCGCTGGCGTGCGCGCCCAGCCGTTGTCGGGAGGCGCTGGAACGCCGGCGGCGCCAGTGGTCGGCATGTCCGCTGCCGAAAGGCCGGCGCAGGCCCGCGACAACGCACCGGCTCCTACGAGCGACGACGTCCGCTCTGGAACGAGTTCGCCCGACGCATCGAGCGACGCCGGCCCTGCCAGGCAGCGCGGCTGCCGGAGGGCCGCCACTCTCACGCCGGCCGAACGCCACGTCCTCGACGGTCTCGCAGCAGGACGCACGCTGGGCGAGATCGCCGACAGGGGCGCCTTGTCGCCCGCCGAGATTCGTGCCTGTGCGGCGCGCCTCTGCGCACGCGGGATGGTCGTCTCGACCGGTCTCGGTCGGTTCGAGGTTGTCGACGCAGCGCCGCTCATGACAGCGGTCGCCGACGATGCCGGCGCTAGCGATCGCGATACTTCGCTCGCATGA
- a CDS encoding 5' nucleotidase, NT5C type, translated as MRIALDIDSTLHDYWTVLARIARARYGIDLRYEEQRDWHIPALAGDALVHCVEESHSDENILAAEPYPGAVETVRAWKERGHWIHVTSHRRPTAAEATARWLARIGLPYDDLHCSFDKVSRCVELGIDLLVDDSPVNLVRAHAAGIRVATILHPWNEEVVAEHGFTAARDWAELRAKLEPLLEP; from the coding sequence ATGCGGATCGCTCTCGACATCGACTCGACCCTCCACGACTACTGGACCGTGCTGGCGCGGATCGCGCGTGCGCGCTACGGAATCGATCTCCGCTACGAGGAGCAGCGCGACTGGCACATTCCCGCACTCGCCGGCGACGCGCTCGTGCACTGTGTCGAGGAGAGCCACTCCGACGAGAACATCCTCGCTGCCGAGCCCTATCCGGGTGCCGTCGAGACAGTCCGCGCTTGGAAGGAACGTGGTCACTGGATCCACGTCACTAGCCACCGCCGCCCGACCGCGGCCGAGGCCACCGCGCGCTGGCTCGCCCGCATCGGCCTGCCCTACGACGACCTCCACTGCTCGTTCGACAAGGTTTCGCGCTGTGTCGAGCTCGGCATCGATCTGCTTGTCGACGACAGCCCTGTGAACCTTGTGCGGGCGCATGCCGCCGGTATTCGCGTTGCGACGATCCTCCACCCTTGGAACGAGGAGGTCGTAGCCGAGCACGGGTTCACCGCCGCACGCGACTGGGCCGAGTTGCGCGCGAAGCTCGAGCCGCTGCTCGAGCCCTAG
- a CDS encoding tyrosine recombinase XerC, with protein sequence MAERLDERWTALLARFDRDLAAAGVSGRTRREYLRDVGELAAWAARRGLAAYDLDHRKLRAFAGHLAERRLARSSLARKLSAVRSFYATLVRRDELRANPAELVPAPKRRPSLPRALPRGQVERLLDAAPAGGPLALRDRALFELAYGAGLRVGELVALDVDAIDFDREQLRVEGKGGRTRIVPVGEVAQRALRSWLDRGRPQLVADRRERALFVSQRGKRLSPSDVRRRLAQAARRVGIAVTPHALRHSYATHLLEGGADLRVVQELLGHASIRTTQIYTRLESARLRDAYRRAHPRA encoded by the coding sequence GTGGCTGAGCGGCTCGACGAGCGCTGGACCGCGTTGCTGGCGCGCTTCGACCGCGACCTCGCCGCCGCCGGCGTCAGCGGCCGCACGCGCCGCGAGTACCTGCGCGACGTCGGCGAGCTGGCGGCGTGGGCAGCACGGAGAGGGCTCGCGGCGTACGACCTCGACCACCGCAAGCTGCGCGCGTTCGCCGGCCACCTCGCCGAACGGCGGCTCGCGCGCAGCTCGCTAGCGCGCAAGCTGTCGGCGGTCCGCAGCTTCTACGCCACGCTCGTCCGCCGCGACGAGCTGCGCGCGAATCCCGCCGAGCTTGTGCCCGCACCGAAACGACGTCCCTCGCTCCCGCGTGCGCTCCCGCGCGGACAGGTCGAACGCCTCCTCGATGCCGCACCGGCCGGCGGGCCGCTGGCGTTGCGCGACCGCGCGCTGTTCGAGCTGGCTTACGGCGCCGGCCTGCGCGTGGGGGAGCTTGTGGCCCTCGACGTCGACGCGATCGACTTCGACCGCGAGCAGCTGCGCGTAGAGGGCAAGGGGGGGCGCACCCGGATCGTGCCGGTAGGCGAGGTAGCGCAGCGTGCGCTGCGCTCCTGGCTCGACCGGGGCCGTCCGCAGCTTGTGGCCGATCGACGCGAACGGGCTTTGTTCGTCTCGCAGCGCGGCAAGCGGCTCTCGCCCAGCGACGTTCGTCGCCGGCTGGCGCAAGCGGCGCGCCGCGTTGGGATCGCCGTGACACCACACGCGCTTCGCCACTCCTACGCCACTCATCTCCTCGAGGGCGGTGCCGATCTCCGGGTCGTGCAGGAACTTCTCGGCCACGCCTCGATCCGTACCACTCAGATCTACACTCGGTTAGAGTCGGCACGCTTGCGTGACGCGTACCGGCGCGCTCACCCCCGGGCCTGA
- a CDS encoding alpha/beta fold hydrolase — translation MSDGGVVRGPDDYGLTAEPNWRTVDWARHLARVRIGRTPVNYVRLDPPQRRDGAVPVVFVHGLSGQWQNWLENLPATALERPAVALDLPGFGRSPLPANGTVSIPYYASVVARLCAALGFDRYVVCGNSMGGLIAAELALREPGRVQGLVLVSPAGVSSATVKVWPAVAVGTVVRLVGVYGGRFHRHVARRRRARALGLALVARYPQRLDADLACEGLIKGAGKPGFAPALRATVGYDLRERLPEIAVPTLVVWGKDDRVIPVRDADVWASRIANTEKVILPRTGHVAQLERPRTFNRLLHDFVARVDAQEHTPTTAASAS, via the coding sequence GTGAGCGACGGCGGCGTCGTGCGCGGACCTGACGACTACGGTCTCACAGCCGAGCCCAACTGGCGCACCGTCGATTGGGCCCGCCATCTCGCCCGCGTGCGCATCGGGCGCACGCCCGTGAACTATGTGCGTCTCGATCCTCCGCAGCGTCGGGATGGCGCGGTTCCCGTGGTGTTCGTCCATGGGCTTTCCGGCCAGTGGCAGAACTGGCTCGAGAACTTGCCGGCGACGGCCCTCGAGCGTCCCGCGGTGGCCCTCGACCTACCCGGTTTCGGACGCTCGCCGCTGCCCGCGAACGGCACCGTCTCGATCCCCTACTACGCGAGCGTGGTGGCGCGCCTTTGCGCGGCGCTCGGCTTCGATCGCTACGTGGTCTGCGGGAACTCGATGGGTGGCCTGATCGCAGCCGAGCTCGCGCTCCGTGAGCCCGGGCGCGTGCAGGGCCTGGTGCTCGTCTCGCCCGCCGGCGTGTCGAGCGCGACGGTGAAGGTGTGGCCGGCGGTCGCGGTGGGAACCGTCGTGCGCTTGGTCGGCGTCTACGGTGGGCGCTTCCACCGCCACGTAGCTCGTCGGCGGCGGGCACGCGCTCTCGGCTTGGCGCTCGTGGCGCGTTACCCCCAGCGCCTCGACGCCGACCTCGCTTGCGAAGGTTTGATCAAGGGCGCCGGCAAGCCGGGATTCGCTCCGGCGCTACGGGCGACGGTCGGCTACGACCTGCGCGAGCGCCTGCCCGAGATCGCCGTCCCGACGCTCGTCGTGTGGGGCAAGGACGATCGTGTGATCCCGGTGCGCGACGCAGACGTGTGGGCGAGCCGCATCGCGAACACCGAGAAGGTGATCCTCCCCCGCACCGGCCATGTCGCTCAGCTCGAGCGGCCACGCACGTTCAACCGCCTCTTGCACGACTTCGTCGCGCGGGTCGACGCCCAGGAGCACACACCGACGACCGCTGCAAGCGCCAGCTGA
- a CDS encoding bifunctional hydroxymethylpyrimidine kinase/phosphomethylpyrimidine kinase — MNTGGDSGGATRAALAAPEPGKVPRVLTIAGSDSGGGAGIQADLKAFARCGVHGMSAITAVTAQNTVAVEGVWPLPRDAIVAQVRAVVSDIGVDAIKIGMLGTVAIIEAVAEALDLVDSSVPIVVDPVMVAESGARLLAEDAVEALVRRILPRATVTTPNLAEARVLAEHSEHARTACAVGDTGAPARQARRGLRPRPRRDEGEELARSVRTLGPRCVVVTGGHRERAVDTFFDGERVARITGRRWPDGAAHGSGCTHSAALAAYLAWGFDPLGAARRAKRVAARAVRDGLREIGHGAGPVDVFGLAGRRPPAARAKRTPAPQGRGARVSEPA, encoded by the coding sequence ATGAACACAGGCGGCGACAGCGGGGGCGCGACGCGCGCAGCGCTCGCGGCCCCAGAGCCGGGCAAGGTTCCCCGCGTCCTCACCATCGCCGGCTCCGACTCCGGCGGCGGTGCAGGGATTCAAGCCGACCTCAAGGCGTTCGCGCGCTGCGGCGTCCACGGCATGAGCGCGATCACGGCGGTGACGGCGCAGAACACGGTGGCCGTGGAGGGCGTCTGGCCGCTCCCTCGCGACGCGATCGTCGCCCAGGTGCGCGCCGTGGTGAGCGACATCGGCGTCGACGCGATCAAGATCGGCATGCTCGGCACGGTTGCGATCATCGAGGCCGTAGCCGAGGCGCTCGACCTCGTAGACAGCTCTGTGCCGATCGTCGTCGACCCGGTGATGGTGGCGGAAAGCGGCGCGCGCTTGCTCGCCGAGGACGCTGTCGAGGCGCTCGTACGTCGGATCCTCCCGCGCGCAACCGTCACGACACCCAACCTCGCGGAGGCGCGGGTGCTCGCCGAGCACAGCGAACACGCCCGCACCGCTTGCGCCGTGGGCGACACCGGTGCTCCCGCACGCCAGGCGCGCCGCGGTCTCAGGCCCCGCCCTCGCCGCGACGAGGGCGAAGAGCTAGCTCGCAGCGTGAGAACCCTGGGGCCACGCTGCGTGGTCGTCACCGGTGGCCACCGTGAGCGGGCCGTCGACACGTTCTTCGACGGCGAGCGCGTCGCGCGCATCACGGGCCGGCGCTGGCCGGACGGCGCGGCGCACGGCTCAGGCTGCACACACTCCGCGGCGCTCGCCGCCTACCTGGCGTGGGGTTTCGATCCGCTCGGGGCCGCGCGCCGTGCCAAGCGGGTCGCTGCCCGCGCAGTGCGCGACGGGCTGCGCGAGATCGGGCACGGAGCGGGGCCGGTCGACGTCTTCGGGCTCGCCGGGCGCCGCCCCCCGGCAGCGAGAGCCAAGCGAACGCCGGCACCACAGGGCCGCGGCGCGCGGGTTTCCGAACCAGCGTGA
- the whiG gene encoding RNA polymerase sigma factor WhiG — METNLKEIELRELWRRYKEHGDEQARERLVLAYAPLVKYVAGRMASGLPAHVEEADLISYGLLGLIAAIERYEPEREIKFETFAITRIKGSIIDELRSLDWVPRSVRARAREIERVNAKLENQLQRPPTDQEMADALGISVEEFQESLLQISNSSIVALDELWTVSDSSGDQVSLLDTLQDPSAVDPAQEMDTAEMRDRLAEAISRLPEREKLVIALYYYYENLTLREIGEVLGVTESRVSQLHTKAVLRLKSRLQGESEHDD, encoded by the coding sequence TTGGAGACAAACCTCAAGGAGATCGAGCTTCGCGAGCTCTGGCGCCGCTACAAGGAGCACGGCGACGAGCAGGCGCGCGAGCGTTTGGTCCTCGCCTATGCGCCGCTCGTCAAGTACGTGGCTGGCCGCATGGCCAGCGGACTACCCGCGCACGTCGAAGAAGCCGACCTGATCAGCTACGGGCTTCTCGGTCTCATCGCGGCGATCGAGCGCTACGAGCCCGAGCGCGAGATCAAGTTCGAAACCTTCGCGATCACCCGCATCAAGGGCTCGATCATCGACGAGCTGCGGTCGCTCGACTGGGTTCCGCGCTCGGTGCGGGCCCGTGCTCGCGAGATCGAACGGGTCAACGCCAAGCTCGAGAACCAGCTTCAGCGACCGCCGACCGACCAAGAAATGGCGGACGCGCTCGGCATTAGCGTCGAAGAGTTCCAGGAGTCGCTGCTGCAGATCTCGAACTCGTCGATCGTCGCTCTCGACGAGCTGTGGACGGTGTCGGACTCCTCGGGCGACCAGGTCTCCCTGCTCGACACGCTCCAGGACCCGAGCGCGGTCGACCCAGCGCAGGAGATGGACACCGCCGAGATGAGGGACCGTCTGGCCGAAGCCATCTCCCGCCTACCCGAGCGCGAGAAGCTGGTGATCGCGCTCTACTACTACTACGAGAACCTGACGCTGCGCGAGATCGGCGAGGTCCTCGGGGTCACCGAGTCGCGCGTCTCGCAGCTCCACACCAAGGCGGTGCTGCGCCTCAAGTCTCGCTTGCAGGGCGAGAGCGAGCACGACGACTGA